The genomic interval TTGATATCAATTTACGCTTTCACCTGCCGGATGAACCACGCTACGGGGTGAATTGCACACTTGCGATGGCGCATGACGGCGTTATAACTCCTTGCAATAGGCAGGAAATTGCTCCTGCATTTTCTGCATACCGTCCATCCATGGACATAAACAACTATTACGCGTCGCTGCGCCTTGCCCTGCACCACCGCAAACGCACATTTCACCCCGTCCAACCGCAGATTCTAGGATGATGCAGTTTCCCAATGCACGTATTGTACTCTTCGCCAAGGCGCCGGAAGCGGGTAAGGTGAAGACGCGGCTGCTTCCGGTAGTGAGCGCCGAGGAGGCGGCGGAGCTCTATGCCGAGCTGTTGAAGCAGACGGTGGAAAAGATGGTACGGGCCAAGTTGGCACCTCTCGAGTGCTGGTGTTCACCCGACACTTCACACCCAATATTTCAGTCACTGGTTGATGATTTTGGTATCACTTTGAGACTGCAGCAGGGTGCTGATCTCGGTATAAGGATGGAGAGGGCGGCAGGGGAGACGCTAACGGAGGTTCAGAGTCTGGTACTTATCGGAGGGGATTGTCCGGCATTGGAGCCTCATCATCTCAGTCAGGCATTCGGCTGGTTGGAAGGGGGTGTTGATGCGGTGGTGGGCCCGGCGGAGGATGGCGGCTATGTGCTGCTTGGATTGAAGGAAAACAGCCGTCTACTGTTTTCCGATATGCCTTGGGGTGGTAATCAGGTGCTTCGATTGACAAGAGAGCGTCTGCAGCAGCTGAA from Candidatus Sedimenticola sp. (ex Thyasira tokunagai) carries:
- a CDS encoding TIGR04282 family arsenosugar biosynthesis glycosyltransferase, whose amino-acid sequence is MMQFPNARIVLFAKAPEAGKVKTRLLPVVSAEEAAELYAELLKQTVEKMVRAKLAPLECWCSPDTSHPIFQSLVDDFGITLRLQQGADLGIRMERAAGETLTEVQSLVLIGGDCPALEPHHLSQAFGWLEGGVDAVVGPAEDGGYVLLGLKENSRLLFSDMPWGGNQVLRLTRERLQQLNWCSRELETLWDLDRPTDLERYRLLRE